AAGTTTTAAGTGTAAAGCCAGGCATAACCGATTACGCTTCGCTTGTTTATTTTGATGAAAATCGGCAGTTAGCGCAAAGTTCAAACCCCGAAGAATATTATATACATCATATAATGCCACATAAGCTTTCATTATCGTTACAATACATTCAAAAAAAATCGTTTGTTTTTGATATGAAAATTATTGGCTTCACTTTTTTGCGTATTATAGGTATTCATAAAAAAATATAAAATATGGCGATTGACATTATTTTTAATCCTTTAGAGCAATATCATATTGAACATGTTTTGTTCGATTTTAATGGTACTTTAGCTATCGATGGCGAACTTATTCCGGGTGTAGAAGAATTATTAAAAAGTTTATCGCAGCAAGTAAGCTTACATGTTATTACTGCCGATACGTTCAAAATGGCAGCCGAACAATTAGCTAAAGTTCCTGTTAAATTAAGTATTTTAAAGACAGGACAAGAAAAGCAACAAAAATTATTTTATCTCGAAAATCTAGGTAGAGATAAATGCATTGCCATAGGCAACGGCTCTAACGATGCGATGATGTTAGCTAAAGCTCCCATAAGCATTGCTGTCATTCAAAGCGAAGGTGCTTCACAAGAAGCATTACAAGCTGCAAAAATTATTTGCCCTACCATTCACGATGCCATAGCACTTTGTTTAAAACCTAAACGAATTGTAGCTACATTGAGAAAATAAGCCTATATTCTGCAATAATCAACTAAAACCTAATTGTTTTAAGTATTGAACAAGCAAACTAGGGTAAATGTTATTAGCATTTATAATAATATTGGCTTTGTTATAATATACCTCTCGTTGCGTTATTTTTTCTTCTATCCAGAGGGTTAATTCGTTTTTGTCGAAATGTTGAATAAGCGGACGAACAGTTTTTGATTGAAGAATACGTTGTGCTAATGTTTGAGCATTGTGTTTTAAATAAATAACAATTCCTTTTTCGAGCATAAAATCAATATTATTATTAAAGCAAGGAGTTCCCCCTCCAGTGGAAATAACGGCATGCTCTGTAAT
This sequence is a window from Bacteroidales bacterium. Protein-coding genes within it:
- a CDS encoding HAD hydrolase family protein, with amino-acid sequence MAIDIIFNPLEQYHIEHVLFDFNGTLAIDGELIPGVEELLKSLSQQVSLHVITADTFKMAAEQLAKVPVKLSILKTGQEKQQKLFYLENLGRDKCIAIGNGSNDAMMLAKAPISIAVIQSEGASQEALQAAKIICPTIHDAIALCLKPKRIVATLRK
- a CDS encoding shikimate kinase (catalyzes the formation of shikimate 3-phosphate from shikimate in aromatic amino acid biosynthesis); the protein is MRYFLIGFMGSGKSTFGKHLANYLKTDFFDLDHYIEQNTQKTIEHIFKEEGEQAFRTYETQYLHEIVQITEHAVISTGGGTPCFNNNIDFMLEKGIVIYLKHNAQTLAQRILQSKTVRPLIQHFDKNELTLWIEEKITQREVYYNKANIIINANNIYPSLLVQYLKQLGFS